A stretch of DNA from Triticum dicoccoides isolate Atlit2015 ecotype Zavitan chromosome 2A, WEW_v2.0, whole genome shotgun sequence:
cccagaccccaccttgtgtgggagcttctatgcactgggtctgtcctttctATGCTCCAATAGTTGCGTTTACTGGAATATATGTTAACCCACATTTCGGTGATATCCACCTTCCACTTTTTTTCTGTATATCTGTTGGCTTCAAGACTATTATCTTAAATATAGGTTGTAGCACTCTAGGACTAATGAAGAATTAATATATGTTAACCCGCATTTCAGTTAATAACCACCTTTCCACTTTCATCCTGTATATCTATTTGGCTTCAAGACTATTATTATCTTCAGAAGACCTTACTAGCAAAACATATTGTAAATGGTATATTGGTCAGGACTAATTTGCTGACATGTGGCTGGAAGATCTAGCATATACCATTACAGTTGGAAAATCTTAATTCAGTAGCTTCTGAAAAAACCTCAGTCTCCTGCTGATAACTATGTTCCTGATGTTATGCCCCCTTGTCGGCCCCGGACAGGTAATAACAAGGATAAACTATGGACAAAGCACGAGCATAAGTGGTCTAGCGGGCGCTGTGTCTTTAGCTGGCTCCGAGTCTGGACTGTGGTCTATCAAAGGAGGCAACTGGCAGCTAGCTGCTGGGTTGCTCAAGACTGCTAACGCCACTCTGCATCTCCAAGAAGGCATAGAGTCAATCTCTGATGCAGGGGATTACTATGTTCTGAAATCGAATAAAGGTCATGAGTATAACTGCACGGTGACGGTTGTTGCAACGCCCCTCGATGAGGTGAACATTACGTTTATCCCTCCGATCTCTATTCCGCCAAGGAAGATGCAGCATACCCATACAACCTTTGTCAGAGGCCTCTTGGACCCTGTAAGTGTTGTTTGCACTTTGTtccttcctgtagcatgttgttttgaagcACTAAACTTGTCTAGTGTTGGTTGGTTACCACGAGAAAGAAAACCACTGACCTTGTGCTATCTGTTATGTTTTGATGTAGAAATTCTTTGGTCTGAGCTCAGTGTCCGACATTCCAGAGCTAATAGGAACCATGGAGCTCCCTGATATCCCCTTCTCGTGCATCTCAGTTCGGAAGAAGCATGGCGAACATGACATGACTTACAAAATTTTCTCACGTGCGAAGCTGGAGGATGCTTTGTTGGATCAGATGTTCAGGTAAGAGCTTGAATATAAACAAATTTTCCATTTAGTGGTTAAAGTAGCCATGGCTAGGCTATTTTGGTGCCAGCATGATATCTTCTTCATTGAAGAGCTGTTATTTTTTTTACGCAAAAAAAAGGAGTTGTTATCTTATCTGTGGCAATGCACAATGTACAACAGCACAAGGGAGGAAACCATCCGGATAGACTGGCCCGCTTACCCCCACTACCAGGCCCCGGAGGATTTCGCACCGATCATACTGGACGGCAGGCACCTGTACTACGTGAACACCTTTGAGAGCGCCGCGAGTGCCATGGAGACGGGCGCCGTCGCCGCGGAGAATGTGGCGAGGCTCATCATCTCGAGGCTGCCTCTCGGGTTACGAGCCGGGCTCTCGTCGGCGGCGGTACCTGAGCCTCATATTGAGTCATCTGCCGGCGAGGAGGAAGGTTCCCGGCGTGTGGATCTGTGAGTGGATGCTTACTAGTTTTGATGCCTGGGATCACTGCAGTTTTCTTTCAGTACCAGTTGTTCCCTCA
This window harbors:
- the LOC119357246 gene encoding farnesylcysteine lyase-like, yielding MPPLFLLLLLPVLLLVLPPSPQAAAAAAEDICIVGSGISGASTAFFLTNYTAQDPAPQLRVFERRDRVGGRLATVTVAGEVFEAGGSIIHPRNLHVRRFADLLGLTAKTGGDDDEDWLGIWDGARFVFKTLRPPPPGSSWLRRKLHGLANSLLLLKRYGFSLLRMDSFVQEMLQKFMLYYNGFESRPVFDNVEEMLKWSGLYGLTRRTLEEELIDAGLNTQTISELVTVITRINYGQSTSISGLAGAVSLAGSESGLWSIKGGNWQLAAGLLKTANATLHLQEGIESISDAGDYYVLKSNKGHEYNCTVTVVATPLDEVNITFIPPISIPPRKMQHTHTTFVRGLLDPKFFGLSSVSDIPELIGTMELPDIPFSCISVRKKHGEHDMTYKIFSRAKLEDALLDQMFSTREETIRIDWPAYPHYQAPEDFAPIILDGRHLYYVNTFESAASAMETGAVAAENVARLIISRLPLGLRAGLSSAAVPEPHIESSAGEEEGSRRVDL